CCCGTCCCAGCTCCTCGGCGATCGCGCGGGCGACCTCGTATCGCGTACAGTAGCCATGGTTGACAGCGTGGTACAACCCGTATCGGCCTGTCCCCACTACGTCGCAGATCGCCTGCGCCAGGTCGAAGGTGAACGTGAGGCTTCCCCACTTGTCGTTCACGACCAGGACTTCATCCTGGCGGAGGATCAGCCTGGCGATCTTGGCCACGAACTTCTTGTCACGCTCAACTCCCCCCACCATCCAGCTCGCCCGGATGATGAAATGCTCTCCCAGGAGGCGTCGTAGCGCCTCCTCGCCCTCCAGCTTTGACCGCCCGTAGACGTTGATCGGGTTCGGGACATCGAACTCGCAATAGGGCTCCAGTTTCAAGCCGTCGAAGACCCAGGCCGTGCTGAGGTAAATCAGGGCGGCCCCCACCTTCCTACAGGCGAGCGCCACGTTCTCGGTCCCGAGCGCGTTGGTTCGGAACGCGTCGTCCGGGTGCAGCTCGCACCGGTCGACGTCGGTCTCCGCCGCGAGGTGGACGACCAGGTCTGGCGCGATCTCCCTGGTCACAGCCATGACGGCGTGGAGATCGCGGACATCCAGACAGACGTCGACTCCTCCGCCCGACTGCCTGCCTGTGGCGATGACCTTGTAGCCGCGGCCCACCAGCTCGGGGCACAACGCCGCCCCCAGCATCCCCGCGGCGCCAGTCACGAAGACCTTCACCGCCCTCTCCCGGCGCCTATCACCTTCCCGGCCGTGAGGCGCCCCGCCCTGCCTCGGGGGCCGGCCCACCACCCCTGTAGCCGCTGATAGAGAGCATACCAGTTGTAGCACCCCCCGCACTGCTTCCCGATCTCACGCCGAGACCCGTCAGTCCAGGAGATCCTCAGCCGCCTGAGTCGCCAGACATCCCCGGGGCGGCGGTTGTGTCCGGCCACCGTCGTGCTCACTGTGGCGAACCCGCACTCCCGGGCGATCCGGGTCGTGGCCTCGCTAAAGGAGCCATAGGAGCCGTATGGGTAGGCGAAATCCGTGACCGCCATCGACAGCCGGTCCTCGATCATCCGCTTGGATTCACCGATCTCAAAGCGTACCTGGTCCAGTGGCAGGCGCGCCAGGTTCCGATGCGTCATGCTGTGGGACCCGAACGTGATGCCATGCCTGAGCATCTCGCGCGCGTGTCGCCACTCCATGGCCGGACCCAGCCGTTCAGGCATCCCCGTGGCGCACCCGCCCCGCTCGATCACCTCCCCGATCAGGAAGGCCGTCGCAGGATATCCGTGTTCCTGGAGGATCGGAAAAGCCTCCGTGTACAGCGACAGGTAGCCGTCGTCGAAGGTGAGCGCGACCACGGTCGAACGCAAGGTCCCCGTTCCCAGCGCAGCCGCTCCCGCCTGCAGGGGCACGACCGGATACCCCAGTTCCCGGAGCCATCCCATCTGCTGCCGGAACAGGGTCCGACTCAGCGCAAGCTGGTCATGGTCCCGGCGGTCGTCGATCGCGTGGTACATGAGGACGATCAGCCCTGGTGCCGGCGGCCGGCCCCCGCCCCTCAGGAGCCTGACGAGGCCGCTCACGCCCCTCCTGATCCTCACGCCACGGGGAACCGCATCGCCCCGCCCCATGGGTATCCGGCGAGCTGCAGAGGCGGCCGCCTGCTCAGGGCTGGCAGGCCCTACAGCCATTGTTCCAGGTCCGAATCACCATGCGTCAGGATCCAGCGTCGGGGTGAGGAGATCCTTTTCAGCACGTCGTCGGGCGCGTGCACGAGGAGTCCGGCGGAGAGGCGAACGGGGAAGAATCCGGCCCTCCGCAGGGCCCTGCCGGTCGAAGGATCCAGGGTCAGCGCCCTGACCAGGTCGACCCCCTCTTGCCTGAATCTGTCGAGAATCGCGTCCAGGAGCGCTCCGACCACTCCGTCCGCTCCCGGATCGCACCCGAGTTCGGCGATGGTGCCGATCCGGAGCGCACCTGTCTCCACTGTACGGTGGACGGCCAGGCCCTTGAGCTCCGTCCCCCTCTCGGCCTCCAGCATCCGGTAGCGCGTAGAAGGATGATCCCGGTACTTCCAGTTGAGATACGCTGCATCACGGCGCGCACCTACCCGTCCCGCCGTGACGGCGCGCCGCCACAGGACCGCCGTCCTCCCATCGAACCCTGTCACCTCGCGGACGCGAATGTCCGTGACGCCCGATCGGGGAAGCTTTGGAAACGGCAGCCGGGGGATCCGTTCCGCCAGGCCCCTCCGGCCGAGGCGCGAGAGCCAGGGCCCGATCAGCCCCCGTAGCCCCATCGGGCGGAGCAGCCATCGGAGGGGCGCGACCTCATGGAATCCAAGCCCTAGCCCTAGCCGGTGCGCATCCCAGGATAGCCCCATCAGCAGGCCCACCGGGCAGGTGCGTCGAAAATGCTCCATCAGGAGCCCGCCGATCCCGCGACGCTGAAGCGTTGCCCGGACCATGAGCATGCTCGACCACGCGCCCGGGGCCTCCTCCGCTCCGACGCTGAGAACGAGCGGCATGCGCCCCATCACGCCCGCGAGCTGACCTGACAGCCACAAACCCCAGAAGAGCGCCTCGCCATCCCGCCGGCAAGGGTTCCG
This Candidatus Rokuibacteriota bacterium DNA region includes the following protein-coding sequences:
- the rfbD gene encoding dTDP-4-dehydrorhamnose reductase, yielding MKVFVTGAAGMLGAALCPELVGRGYKVIATGRQSGGGVDVCLDVRDLHAVMAVTREIAPDLVVHLAAETDVDRCELHPDDAFRTNALGTENVALACRKVGAALIYLSTAWVFDGLKLEPYCEFDVPNPINVYGRSKLEGEEALRRLLGEHFIIRASWMVGGVERDKKFVAKIARLILRQDEVLVVNDKWGSLTFTFDLAQAICDVVGTGRYGLYHAVNHGYCTRYEVARAIAEELGRAEVVRITPVSSAHFPLPAPRPRSEMLRNYRLELLGLDQMPPWQTSLKRYLQLARRAWQDAE
- a CDS encoding polysaccharide deacetylase family protein — translated: MSGLVRLLRGGGRPPAPGLIVLMYHAIDDRRDHDQLALSRTLFRQQMGWLRELGYPVVPLQAGAAALGTGTLRSTVVALTFDDGYLSLYTEAFPILQEHGYPATAFLIGEVIERGGCATGMPERLGPAMEWRHAREMLRHGITFGSHSMTHRNLARLPLDQVRFEIGESKRMIEDRLSMAVTDFAYPYGSYGSFSEATTRIARECGFATVSTTVAGHNRRPGDVWRLRRLRISWTDGSRREIGKQCGGCYNWYALYQRLQGWWAGPRGRAGRLTAGKVIGAGRGR
- a CDS encoding GNAT family N-acetyltransferase produces the protein MLVLPHAFVESIKPCGEEDRASVLALCAEAFGRAVAERLTLLWEWLGRNPCRRDGEALFWGLWLSGQLAGVMGRMPLVLSVGAEEAPGAWSSMLMVRATLQRRGIGGLLMEHFRRTCPVGLLMGLSWDAHRLGLGLGFHEVAPLRWLLRPMGLRGLIGPWLSRLGRRGLAERIPRLPFPKLPRSGVTDIRVREVTGFDGRTAVLWRRAVTAGRVGARRDAAYLNWKYRDHPSTRYRMLEAERGTELKGLAVHRTVETGALRIGTIAELGCDPGADGVVGALLDAILDRFRQEGVDLVRALTLDPSTGRALRRAGFFPVRLSAGLLVHAPDDVLKRISSPRRWILTHGDSDLEQWL